A part of Streptomyces sp. DSM 40750 genomic DNA contains:
- a CDS encoding 30S ribosomal protein bS22 yields MGSVIKKRRKRMAKKKHRKLLKRTRVQRRNKK; encoded by the coding sequence GTGGGCTCTGTTATCAAGAAGCGGCGCAAGCGGATGGCTAAGAAGAAGCACCGCAAGCTGCTCAAGCGCACCCGCGTTCAGCGTCGCAACAAGAAGTAA
- a CDS encoding lysophospholipid acyltransferase family protein: MADAKVIPFDDDRTRGGAVQRPPRRRSTGSRRKGESGVVRDVRESGEVQALPGRPTSTDDVPVTREKPEPPQEAAEAQDGGALERRIAGGLAFLRKRLTGDYEVDDFGYDAELTDQVLMSLLRPVYEKYFRVEVKGIENIPTDGGALIVSNHSGTLPMDGLMMQVAVHDNHPTGRHLRLLAADLVFMLPVVNELARKLGHTLACAEDASRLLQQGELVGVMPEGFKGLGKPFGDRYKLQRFGRGGFVSTALRAGTPIIPCSIVGAEEIYPMIGNSKTIARLLGFPYFPITPTFPWLGPLGAVPLPTKWTIQFGEPIPTDGYPPEAAEDPMLMFNLTDQVREQIQHTLYKLLVQRRSVFF, encoded by the coding sequence ATGGCGGATGCCAAGGTCATTCCGTTCGACGACGACCGGACGCGCGGGGGCGCCGTGCAGCGCCCGCCGCGCCGCCGGAGCACGGGAAGCCGACGCAAGGGTGAGTCAGGGGTCGTACGCGACGTCCGTGAATCCGGCGAGGTCCAGGCCCTCCCCGGACGGCCGACCAGCACCGATGATGTCCCTGTGACACGGGAGAAGCCGGAGCCGCCCCAGGAGGCCGCCGAGGCACAGGACGGCGGCGCGCTGGAGCGACGGATCGCGGGCGGTCTCGCCTTCCTGCGCAAGCGGCTCACGGGTGACTACGAGGTCGACGACTTCGGCTACGACGCCGAGCTCACCGACCAGGTGCTGATGTCGCTGCTGCGGCCGGTGTACGAGAAGTACTTCCGGGTCGAGGTGAAGGGCATCGAGAACATCCCGACGGACGGCGGCGCCCTGATCGTCTCCAACCACTCCGGGACCCTTCCGATGGACGGCCTGATGATGCAGGTCGCCGTCCACGACAACCACCCCACCGGCCGCCATCTGCGCCTGCTCGCGGCGGACCTGGTCTTCATGCTGCCGGTGGTGAACGAACTGGCCCGCAAGCTGGGCCACACCCTCGCGTGCGCGGAGGACGCCTCACGGCTGCTCCAGCAGGGTGAGCTGGTCGGGGTCATGCCGGAGGGCTTCAAGGGCCTCGGCAAGCCCTTCGGGGACCGCTACAAGCTCCAGCGTTTCGGCCGCGGCGGCTTCGTCTCCACCGCCCTGCGCGCCGGCACGCCGATCATTCCGTGCTCGATCGTCGGCGCGGAGGAGATCTATCCGATGATCGGGAATTCGAAGACGATCGCCCGCCTCCTCGGCTTCCCGTACTTCCCGATCACGCCGACCTTCCCGTGGCTCGGCCCGCTGGGTGCGGTGCCGCTGCCGACGAAGTGGACGATCCAGTTCGGCGAGCCGATCCCCACGGACGGCTATCCGCCGGAGGCCGCCGAGGACCCCATGCTGATGTTCAACCTGACGGATCAGGTGCGCGAGCAGATCCAGCACACGCTGTACAAGTTGCTGGTGCAGCGGCGGTCGGTGTTCTTCTGA
- a CDS encoding ECF subfamily RNA polymerase sigma factor, BldN family, protein MYPHVGVDASGLATLRATVNHLLRGFVPTAYAVPALATTAAPVGPCYALADGSAAVGRRGRSGSTATTTRRPAADSDSARMMDLVERAQSGEADAFGRLYDQYSDTVYRYIYYRVGGKATAEDLTSETFLRALRRIGTFTWQGRDFGAWLVTIARNLVADHFKSSRFRLEVTTGEMLDANEVERSPEDSVLESLSNAALLEAVRRLNPQQQECVTLRFLQGLSVAETARVMGKNEGAIKTLQYRAVRTLARLLPDDAR, encoded by the coding sequence GTGTACCCACACGTCGGGGTTGACGCCTCGGGCCTGGCTACGCTGCGCGCGACGGTCAACCACCTGTTGCGCGGCTTCGTCCCCACCGCGTACGCCGTCCCCGCCCTCGCCACCACCGCCGCGCCCGTCGGCCCGTGCTACGCACTGGCCGACGGCAGCGCGGCGGTGGGCAGACGAGGCCGTTCGGGATCCACCGCCACGACCACCCGCCGTCCAGCCGCGGACAGCGACAGCGCCCGCATGATGGACCTCGTCGAACGCGCCCAGTCCGGCGAGGCCGACGCCTTCGGCCGCCTGTACGACCAGTACAGCGACACCGTCTACCGCTACATCTACTACCGCGTCGGCGGCAAGGCGACCGCCGAGGACCTCACCAGCGAGACGTTCCTGCGCGCCCTGCGCCGCATCGGCACGTTCACCTGGCAGGGCCGCGACTTCGGCGCCTGGCTGGTCACCATCGCCCGCAACCTGGTCGCCGACCACTTCAAGTCCAGCCGATTCCGCCTCGAAGTCACCACCGGCGAGATGCTCGACGCCAACGAGGTCGAGCGCTCCCCCGAGGACTCCGTCCTGGAGTCCCTCTCCAACGCCGCCCTCCTGGAGGCCGTACGCCGCCTCAACCCCCAGCAGCAGGAGTGCGTCACCCTCCGGTTCCTCCAGGGCCTCTCCGTCGCCGAGACCGCCCGCGTCATGGGCAAGAACGAGGGCGCGATCAAGACCCTCCAGTACCGCGCGGTCCGCACCCTCGCCCGCCTCCTCCCGGACGACGCCCGCTGA
- a CDS encoding redox-sensing transcriptional repressor Rex, which yields MATGRTHRPATRSRGIPEATVARLPLYLRALTALSERSVPTVSSEELAAAAGVNSAKLRKDFSYLGSYGTRGVGYDVEYLVYQISRELGLTQDWPVVIVGIGNLGAALANYGGFASRGFRVAALIDADPAMAGKPVAGIPVQHTDELEKIIDDNGVSIGVIATPAGAAQQVCDRLVAAGITSILNFAPTVLSVPDGVDVRKVDLSIELQILAFHEQRKAGEEAAAEAGAVPLAPKESGKGPDGDVPAVMPA from the coding sequence GTGGCAACTGGCCGAACTCACCGACCGGCGACCCGTAGCCGAGGGATTCCCGAGGCCACCGTCGCCAGGCTTCCGCTGTACCTCCGCGCCCTGACCGCGCTGTCCGAGCGCTCGGTGCCCACCGTCTCATCCGAGGAACTGGCGGCCGCCGCGGGGGTCAATTCCGCGAAGCTGCGCAAGGACTTCTCGTACCTGGGCTCCTATGGAACGCGTGGTGTGGGGTACGACGTCGAGTATCTCGTCTATCAGATCTCGCGTGAGCTGGGGCTGACCCAGGACTGGCCGGTCGTGATCGTCGGTATCGGTAACCTCGGCGCCGCGCTGGCCAATTACGGCGGGTTCGCCTCCCGTGGATTCCGCGTCGCCGCGCTGATAGACGCCGATCCGGCGATGGCGGGGAAGCCGGTCGCGGGCATTCCCGTGCAGCACACGGACGAGCTGGAAAAGATCATCGATGACAACGGCGTGTCCATCGGCGTGATCGCCACGCCCGCCGGCGCCGCCCAGCAGGTGTGCGACCGGCTGGTCGCCGCCGGAATCACGTCCATTCTGAACTTCGCGCCCACTGTCCTGTCCGTGCCGGACGGGGTCGACGTGCGCAAGGTGGACCTCTCGATCGAGCTGCAGATCCTCGCCTTCCACGAGCAGCGCAAGGCCGGCGAGGAGGCCGCGGCCGAGGCCGGTGCCGTACCGCTGGCTCCCAAGGAGTCCGGGAAAGGGCCCGACGGGGATGTCCCCGCCGTGATGCCGGCATGA
- a CDS encoding NAD-dependent epimerase/dehydratase family protein produces MGKVVLVTGVARQLGGRFVRRIQRDPQVDRVIAVDAVPPGHHLGGADFVQADIRQPAIARVLAEHNVDTVVHMDVTGTPLGSGGRATLKETNVIGTMQLLGACQKSPSIKRLVVKSSTNVYGSAPRDPAVFTETMPPKSLPSGGFAKDTVEVEGYVRGFARRRPDVAVCVLRFANILGPSADSPLASYFSLPVLPTVLGYDPRLQFVHEDDVIEVLRIASHDPARSTLNSGTFNIAGDGVLLLSQCARRLGRPTVPLLMPAVSWVGSMVRTLGVTDFSPEQLRLLTHGRVVSTNQMRETLGYRAKYTTAETFADFARSRGPGLLPPEALAGAIDRLAALPVPALGGGHPPTQSAN; encoded by the coding sequence TTGGGGAAGGTCGTGCTCGTGACCGGGGTGGCCCGTCAGCTGGGGGGCCGGTTCGTACGACGGATCCAGCGTGACCCGCAGGTCGACCGGGTCATCGCGGTGGACGCGGTGCCGCCGGGGCATCACCTGGGCGGCGCGGACTTCGTGCAGGCCGACATCCGCCAGCCCGCCATAGCCCGTGTGCTGGCCGAGCACAACGTGGACACCGTGGTGCACATGGACGTCACGGGCACCCCGCTGGGCAGCGGCGGCCGGGCCACGCTGAAGGAGACCAACGTCATCGGCACCATGCAGCTGCTCGGTGCCTGCCAGAAGTCCCCGTCGATCAAGCGGCTGGTCGTGAAGTCCAGTACGAACGTGTACGGGTCCGCGCCGCGTGACCCGGCCGTGTTCACCGAGACCATGCCGCCCAAGTCGCTGCCCAGCGGCGGCTTCGCCAAGGACACCGTCGAGGTCGAGGGGTACGTCCGCGGATTCGCCCGGCGGCGGCCCGATGTGGCCGTGTGCGTGCTGCGGTTCGCGAACATCCTCGGGCCGAGCGCCGATTCGCCGCTCGCCTCGTACTTCTCGCTGCCGGTGCTGCCGACCGTGCTGGGCTACGACCCGCGGCTGCAGTTCGTGCACGAGGACGATGTCATCGAGGTGCTGCGGATCGCCTCCCACGACCCGGCGCGCTCCACGCTCAACAGCGGCACGTTCAACATCGCCGGTGACGGCGTCCTGCTGCTCTCGCAGTGCGCGCGGCGCCTGGGCCGGCCGACCGTGCCGCTGCTGATGCCGGCCGTCAGCTGGGTCGGCTCGATGGTCCGTACGCTGGGTGTCACGGACTTCTCGCCGGAGCAGCTGCGGCTGCTGACCCACGGGCGGGTCGTGTCCACGAACCAGATGCGCGAGACGCTGGGCTACCGGGCCAAGTACACGACAGCGGAGACCTTCGCGGACTTCGCGCGCAGCCGGGGGCCGGGGCTCCTGCCTCCGGAAGCCCTCGCTGGGGCCATCGACCGGCTCGCCGCACTGCCCGTGCCCGCACTGGGCGGTGGCCACCCCCCGACGCAGAGCGCCAACTGA
- a CDS encoding HAD family hydrolase, with protein MAALGWLTPRRRSATARSVLAGEASAEAARKSSQELEDVSPAPDAVQEPEFPVLGDDKAAAFFDLDNTVMQGASLFHFGRGLYKRKFFETRDLARFAWQQAWFRLAGSEDPEHMQDAQNSALSIVQGHRVAELTIIGEEIYDEYMAERIWPGTRALAQAHLDAGQKVWLVTAAPVEIAQVIARRLGLTGALGTVAESVDGVYTGKLVGEPLHGPAKAEAVRALAAAEGLDLSRCAAYSDSHNDIPMLSLVGHPYAINPDSKLRKHARDMDWRLRDYRTARKAAKVGLPAAAGVGAVAGGTAAAIALHRRRR; from the coding sequence ATGGCCGCTCTCGGATGGCTCACTCCCCGTAGGCGCTCCGCCACGGCGCGGAGCGTTTTGGCAGGCGAGGCCTCTGCGGAGGCAGCGCGTAAGTCCTCCCAGGAGTTGGAGGACGTCTCCCCCGCGCCCGACGCCGTCCAGGAACCGGAGTTCCCGGTCCTCGGCGACGACAAGGCCGCCGCCTTCTTCGACCTCGACAACACCGTCATGCAGGGCGCCTCGCTCTTCCACTTCGGCCGGGGCCTGTACAAACGGAAGTTCTTCGAGACCCGCGACCTCGCCCGATTCGCCTGGCAGCAGGCCTGGTTCAGGCTGGCGGGGTCCGAGGACCCCGAGCACATGCAGGACGCCCAGAACTCCGCGCTCTCCATCGTCCAGGGCCACCGCGTGGCCGAACTGACGATCATCGGCGAGGAGATCTACGACGAGTACATGGCCGAGCGCATCTGGCCGGGCACCCGCGCCCTGGCCCAGGCCCATCTCGACGCCGGCCAGAAGGTCTGGCTCGTGACAGCCGCGCCCGTGGAGATCGCCCAGGTGATCGCCCGCCGCCTCGGCCTGACCGGCGCGCTGGGCACGGTGGCCGAGTCCGTCGACGGCGTGTACACGGGCAAGCTGGTCGGCGAGCCGCTGCACGGCCCCGCGAAGGCCGAGGCCGTACGGGCCCTGGCCGCGGCGGAGGGCCTCGACCTCTCCCGTTGTGCCGCGTACAGCGACTCCCACAACGACATCCCGATGCTCTCGCTCGTGGGCCATCCGTACGCCATCAACCCCGACTCCAAACTCCGCAAGCACGCCCGCGACATGGACTGGCGTCTGCGCGACTACCGCACCGCCCGCAAGGCCGCGAAGGTCGGCCTCCCCGCGGCGGCCGGCGTGGGCGCGGTGGCCGGCGGCACGGCGGCCGCGATCGCACTGCACCGTCGCCGCCGCTGA
- a CDS encoding glutaredoxin family protein, with translation MAGMSALFRWTPKNSRERLVTLIGKPGCHLCDDAQAVIEKVCGELGVPWEKKDITEDAELHRQYWEQIPVVLVDGAQHTFWRVNEERLRKALS, from the coding sequence ATGGCCGGCATGAGTGCCTTGTTTCGGTGGACGCCGAAGAACTCCCGTGAGCGGCTCGTCACACTGATCGGAAAGCCCGGGTGCCATCTGTGTGACGACGCGCAGGCGGTGATCGAGAAGGTCTGCGGTGAGCTGGGCGTTCCCTGGGAGAAGAAGGACATCACCGAGGACGCCGAACTCCACCGTCAGTACTGGGAGCAGATCCCCGTGGTGCTGGTGGACGGCGCCCAGCACACCTTCTGGCGGGTGAATGAGGAACGGCTCCGCAAAGCCCTCTCCTAG
- a CDS encoding helix-turn-helix domain-containing protein: MAAAGERPLNEVAFLTVAEVASVMRVSKMTVYRLVHSGHLPAIRVGRSFRVPEQAVHEYLRESYVGVETA; the protein is encoded by the coding sequence ATGGCTGCAGCTGGCGAGAGGCCTCTGAACGAGGTCGCGTTCCTGACCGTGGCGGAAGTCGCCTCGGTGATGCGAGTGTCGAAGATGACCGTGTACCGATTGGTGCACAGCGGTCATCTGCCGGCGATCCGGGTGGGCAGGTCCTTCCGGGTGCCGGAGCAAGCGGTTCACGAGTACCTCCGCGAGAGCTATGTGGGGGTGGAGACGGCCTGA
- the hemC gene encoding hydroxymethylbilane synthase, which produces MSEPQNRALRLGTRRSKLAMAQSGQVADEVRRLTGRPVELVEITTYGDVSREALAQIGGTGVFVTALREALLRGEVDFAVHSLKDLPTGQPDDLALAAVPVREDARDVLVARDGLTFERLPEGARVGTGSPRRMAQLNAYARNHGLTIETVPIRGNVDTRIGYVRKGELDAVVLAAAGLNRIGRIDEVTDFLSVDTVLPAPGQGALAIECRAGHTAHDTALIAALGELDDPYTRAAVTAERSLLAALEAGCSAPVGAFADLLADGQIVKEMRLRGVVGTTDGSTLVQLSTTGPVPETYDQAMALGRELAAEMLAKGAAGLMGERAH; this is translated from the coding sequence ATGAGTGAGCCGCAAAACAGGGCCCTGAGGCTCGGGACCAGGCGGAGCAAACTCGCCATGGCCCAGTCCGGGCAGGTGGCGGACGAGGTCCGCCGGTTGACCGGACGGCCCGTCGAACTCGTGGAGATCACGACGTACGGCGATGTCTCCCGCGAGGCACTGGCGCAGATCGGCGGCACGGGCGTCTTCGTCACCGCGCTGCGCGAGGCGCTGCTGCGTGGCGAGGTCGACTTCGCCGTGCACTCCCTCAAGGACCTGCCCACCGGGCAGCCGGACGACCTGGCGCTGGCCGCCGTGCCGGTGCGCGAGGACGCGCGGGACGTGCTGGTCGCCCGGGACGGACTGACCTTCGAGCGGCTCCCCGAGGGCGCACGGGTCGGTACGGGTTCGCCGCGGCGGATGGCCCAGCTGAACGCGTACGCGCGCAATCACGGGCTCACGATCGAGACGGTGCCGATCCGCGGGAACGTCGACACGCGGATCGGATACGTACGGAAGGGCGAGCTGGACGCCGTAGTCCTGGCCGCCGCCGGACTGAACCGGATCGGACGTATCGACGAAGTGACCGACTTCCTTTCGGTCGACACCGTTTTGCCCGCCCCCGGCCAGGGGGCACTGGCGATCGAATGCAGGGCGGGGCACACCGCCCACGACACTGCGCTGATCGCCGCGCTGGGTGAACTCGACGACCCGTACACACGGGCCGCCGTGACCGCCGAGCGGTCCCTGCTCGCCGCCCTGGAGGCCGGTTGCAGCGCACCTGTGGGTGCGTTCGCCGACCTGCTGGCCGACGGGCAGATTGTCAAGGAGATGCGCCTGCGCGGCGTCGTCGGCACGACCGACGGCTCGACGCTGGTGCAGCTGTCCACCACCGGTCCCGTGCCCGAGACGTACGACCAAGCAATGGCGCTCGGCCGTGAACTCGCCGCCGAGATGCTCGCTAAGGGCGCGGCCGGTCTGATGGGGGAGCGAGCACATTGA
- a CDS encoding DUF5667 domain-containing protein, translating to MIANVSAHRRANAFAQALEEQSDQGTAAEQPEGSAPAPAAEQTEQGRMVALATGLDELPKPVLDPEVKVVHRAQLVAAMEAMLRDGTLPGRGTSDPSVPEQQSGKGRGAHRVSPLGKLRPRSRLTKGLAAGGLSVGVAASAFGGVAAASSDALPGDSLYGLKRGIEDVKLTLADDSDGRGRLYLDQASTRLSEARRLMERDRGGQLDHESLGEVRRALTGMRHDASEGHRLLHEAFERDPDSLGPIQALSAFSRSHREAWGTLRDRLPVQLGDVSQEVSSVFDAIDEEVAPHSSLLPRPPAQGGDDTQHSPGSGTPGSADSGRPAPSPPGGSADGSHDTTGKPKPSTSDSSGEGLVGGTTGGLLDPPLDDTTSTSPSSGKSTPAEEPDVTLPPLLPGFLPGLGIDNEDAN from the coding sequence GTGATCGCGAACGTATCGGCGCACCGGCGGGCGAACGCCTTCGCCCAGGCCCTGGAGGAGCAGTCCGACCAGGGCACGGCGGCCGAGCAGCCCGAGGGATCGGCACCGGCCCCGGCAGCGGAACAGACCGAGCAGGGCCGCATGGTGGCCCTCGCGACCGGTCTCGACGAGCTGCCCAAGCCAGTGCTCGACCCCGAGGTCAAGGTCGTCCATCGCGCCCAACTGGTGGCCGCGATGGAAGCCATGCTGCGGGACGGCACACTGCCGGGGCGCGGGACGTCGGACCCTTCGGTGCCCGAGCAGCAATCGGGCAAGGGGCGAGGCGCTCACCGGGTAAGTCCGCTGGGAAAGTTGCGACCACGGTCCCGCCTGACGAAGGGTCTCGCCGCGGGCGGGCTCAGCGTCGGTGTGGCCGCGAGCGCCTTCGGCGGTGTGGCCGCCGCCAGCTCGGACGCCCTGCCCGGTGACTCGCTCTACGGGCTCAAGCGCGGCATCGAGGACGTGAAACTCACCCTGGCCGACGACAGTGACGGCCGCGGCCGGCTCTACCTGGACCAGGCGTCCACCCGGCTCAGCGAGGCCCGCCGCCTCATGGAGCGCGACCGCGGCGGACAGCTGGACCACGAGTCCCTCGGCGAGGTCCGCCGCGCCCTCACCGGCATGCGGCACGACGCCTCCGAGGGCCACCGCCTGCTCCACGAGGCCTTCGAGCGGGACCCGGACTCCCTGGGCCCCATCCAGGCCCTCTCGGCCTTCTCCCGGTCCCACCGCGAGGCCTGGGGCACGCTCCGCGACCGGCTGCCCGTGCAGCTCGGGGACGTGAGCCAGGAGGTCTCGTCGGTCTTCGACGCCATAGACGAAGAGGTCGCCCCGCACTCCTCGCTGCTGCCGCGGCCCCCCGCCCAGGGCGGCGACGACACGCAGCACTCCCCGGGCTCCGGCACCCCCGGCTCCGCGGACTCCGGCCGCCCGGCCCCGAGCCCTCCCGGGGGCTCCGCCGACGGCAGCCACGACACCACCGGCAAGCCCAAGCCGTCCACCTCGGACAGCAGCGGCGAAGGCCTGGTCGGCGGCACCACCGGCGGCCTCCTCGACCCGCCCCTTGACGACACCACCAGCACCTCCCCGTCCTCGGGCAAGTCCACCCCGGCCGAAGAGCCCGACGTCACCCTCCCGCCTCTCCTCCCGGGCTTCCTGCCCGGCCTCGGCATCGACAACGAGGACGCGAACTAG
- a CDS encoding glutamyl-tRNA reductase: MSLLVVGLSHRSAPVSVLERAALSLDAQIKLLQDTVAAEPTAEAAVLATCNRIELYADVDKFHAGVAELSTLLAQHSGVGLDELTPYLYVHYEDRAVHHLFSVACGLDSMVVGEGQILGQIKDSLARAQELHTAGRLLNDLFQQSLRVGKRAHSETGIDRAGQSLVTFGLEQFTAGADVESWARGKRAVVIGAGSMSSLAAATLARAGVGEIVIANRTYDRAERLAQILTEQGETDVLARAVPMESVPAELTRADVAVSCTGATGLVLTAEMVAAAVEGRVPRGAVADGPESRTDTRADVRAVLPPTSVGSDEDCPLDLPAAQGGGFSVLGEAAVAGMDAATLEQHAAWVDNATVDRRASRRTPEREARTPVADAELIAALVAAVAVTGRITELRRPEPVVEVPRPAPVLALLDLAMPRDIDAAAHRLAGVRLVDIESLAEVSADAPMASDVDMVRRIVSDEVAAFGAAQRAAHITPTVVALRAMAADVVANEIARLEGRLPGLDDKHRGEITQTVRRVVDKLLHAPTVRVKQLAAEPGGAGYADALRTLFDLDQETVAAVSRAEDSDKHADQHIERNAENRGRS; encoded by the coding sequence ATGAGTCTTCTGGTCGTCGGACTGAGCCACCGCAGCGCTCCGGTGAGCGTGCTGGAGCGGGCTGCGCTCTCCCTGGACGCGCAGATCAAGTTGCTTCAGGACACGGTCGCCGCCGAGCCGACCGCCGAGGCCGCCGTCCTCGCCACCTGCAACCGCATCGAGCTGTACGCGGACGTGGACAAGTTCCACGCGGGCGTCGCCGAGCTGTCGACGCTGCTCGCCCAGCACAGCGGGGTGGGGCTCGACGAGCTGACCCCCTACCTCTACGTGCACTACGAGGACCGGGCCGTCCACCACCTGTTCTCCGTGGCCTGCGGGCTCGACTCCATGGTCGTCGGTGAGGGGCAGATCCTCGGGCAGATCAAGGACTCGCTGGCCCGCGCGCAGGAGCTGCACACCGCCGGACGGCTGCTGAACGACCTGTTCCAGCAGAGCCTGAGGGTCGGCAAGCGGGCACATTCCGAGACCGGGATCGACCGGGCCGGACAGTCGCTGGTGACCTTCGGCCTGGAACAGTTCACGGCCGGTGCGGACGTCGAGAGCTGGGCCCGGGGCAAACGGGCCGTCGTGATCGGCGCCGGGTCGATGTCGTCGCTGGCCGCCGCGACGCTCGCGCGCGCGGGTGTGGGCGAGATCGTGATCGCCAACCGGACGTACGACCGGGCCGAGCGGCTGGCTCAGATCCTGACCGAGCAGGGCGAAACGGACGTGCTGGCCCGCGCGGTACCGATGGAATCGGTGCCGGCCGAGCTGACACGTGCCGATGTCGCCGTCTCCTGTACCGGCGCGACGGGCCTGGTCCTGACGGCCGAGATGGTCGCGGCGGCGGTCGAGGGCCGGGTGCCCCGGGGCGCGGTCGCCGACGGGCCGGAGAGCCGTACGGACACGCGTGCGGACGTACGGGCCGTGCTGCCGCCCACCTCCGTCGGCAGCGACGAGGACTGTCCGCTTGATCTGCCCGCCGCGCAGGGCGGTGGCTTCTCCGTGCTCGGGGAGGCCGCGGTGGCCGGGATGGACGCGGCCACGCTGGAGCAGCACGCGGCCTGGGTGGACAACGCGACCGTGGACCGGCGCGCGAGCCGCCGTACGCCGGAGCGCGAGGCGCGTACGCCGGTCGCCGACGCCGAGCTGATCGCCGCGCTCGTCGCGGCCGTGGCGGTCACCGGGCGGATCACCGAGCTGCGCAGGCCCGAACCGGTCGTCGAGGTACCCCGGCCCGCGCCCGTGCTGGCGCTGCTCGACCTGGCGATGCCCCGGGACATCGACGCCGCCGCGCACCGTCTGGCCGGGGTACGGCTGGTCGACATCGAGTCGCTCGCCGAGGTCTCCGCGGACGCGCCGATGGCCTCCGACGTCGACATGGTGCGAAGGATCGTTTCCGACGAGGTGGCCGCCTTCGGCGCCGCTCAGCGGGCCGCGCACATCACACCCACCGTCGTGGCGCTGCGCGCCATGGCCGCCGATGTCGTCGCGAACGAGATCGCGCGCCTGGAGGGCCGGCTGCCGGGCCTCGACGACAAGCACCGCGGCGAGATCACCCAGACCGTGCGGCGCGTCGTCGACAAGCTGCTGCACGCGCCGACCGTACGGGTCAAGCAGCTCGCGGCCGAGCCCGGCGGCGCCGGGTACGCGGACGCGCTGCGCACCCTGTTCGACCTGGACCAGGAGACGGTCGCCGCCGTGTCCCGGGCCGAAGACAGCGACAAGCACGCCGACCAGCACATCGAGCGGAACGCCGAGAACCGAGGGCGATCATGA